DNA sequence from the Bacillus mesophilus genome:
AATCTCACTAGGTACTGCTTTTTTGAGCACGGCTCCAGGAGGAATTGCGGAGATGGGATTAACGGCACAGGCAATTGGTGCTGATTTATCAATTGTTGCCGGATTTCAGTTGTTTAGAATCTTTTTTATACTATTTCTAGTCCCTCCCGTATTAGTTTGGATTTTTAAAAAACAGCATGCACTTGGAAGATAATTGTTTCCTTTCCATTAAAGTTAACTGCCTTTTATCTATAAAACATGCTAGGATGATAAACGGGTAGGAGGGGATTCACTTGACAATTATAGATATTGAAAAGGCGAGGGTACTAAAAGAAAAAGCTTCAATGACGCTCAAGGATCATGGAATACACATGAAAATCCCAACAGTTGAAATTGCATTTTGGATAAATTTATTAACCTATATAACTCATACAACAGGACATCAGGTAAAGCATGGAGTAAAAGTCGAAGATAAAAAACTGCTGCAAAAGGAATATCTTATTTTACAGGATATAACGGATAAAATCCTGGTTTTTAACGGTTTCCACGAGAATGAGAACCTAAAGGAAATCACATTCATATTAAATTATGAAGAGCTTATTATATTAGAAGGTCAGCTTGAGCAATTTAGAGAAACATGTAAATACCATGATGATGAAGAGTATCTAAATCTGACGGAAAAGTATTTAAATACAATTTTTAAGGTGTTAGAAGAAGAACCTGAAATGGTTGATACCATGATCAAATTAATGATCAAGGAAGCTTTAGCCGAATAATCAAGATCTACTATTAGGAACTTTTCATTATGTTCGTATTTTCTTGCAAAAAGATAACCTTTTCATTATATGTTAGGAAAAGTTGAGATAGATAGGTTAAAATAAAAAATCAAGAGGAAAACTCCTGATTTTTTATTTTACTATTTTATTTCAAACCTGATTTAAGCGCTGAAGCTACATCAACTGTACGCTTTGCTTGGTGCTTAACAGCATCCTCAACATTCTCTACCATTTTACCTTCTTGGTTAATCGTTACTGTTGTTCCATATGGGTTCCCACCAGCAGCGAAGATTGATTGATCGGTATAACCTGGCGCAGCAACAATAGCACCCCAGTGGTACATGGAAGTATAAATTGATAGGATTGTTGCTTCTTGTCCACCATGGGAATTTGCTGCAGAAGACATTGCACTTACAACTTTGTTAGCAAGCTTTCCGTTGAACCATAATCCACCGGTTGTATCAATGAATGTTTTGAATTGTGAAGCAACATTTCCATATCTAGTTGGTACACTAAAAATTAAAGCATCTGCCCACTCAAGATCATCTAGTGTTACGGCTGGTACATCCTTTGTTGCATCTACATGTCCTCTCCAAGCTGGATTCGTATCAATTGCTGAATCAGGAGCAGTCTCAGGAATTCTTAATAGTTTCACATCAGCACCAGCTTCTTTAGCAGCTGACTCTGCCCATTGTGCAAGTTGATAATTAGTTCCTGTTGAACTGTAATAGATTATTGCTAGTTTAACGTTTGTCATCACTCGACCTCTTTCTGTTTTTATAATACATAAGTAAGTTTTCCTCTCATAAAAATTTTTAAACCTTTTGTAAGAATAATTATTAGGTTATAAAGGATAACTCTTTCTTTAGCTTTATTGTAATTAAACTCAATTGAATCTAACGCATAATGCTTTGTATTAGAAGAAACTGTTATTGGCTGTTATAATTGGGAACAATAACAATAGTAAAATTGGGAGGTAACTATAGATGACTGATAATTTACAGCTAGCAACCTTCGCAGGTGGTTGCTTTTGGTGTATGGTCAAACCATTTGATGAACAGCCGGGAATTCATAAGGTAGTCTCTGGGTATACAGGTGGAACGAAAGATCATCCAACCTATGAAGAAGTTTGTACAAATAAAACAGGTCATTACGAGGCGGTTCAAATTACGTTTGATCCTGAACTATTTCCATATGAGGAGATTCTTACTTTATTTTGGCAACAAATTGATCCAACAGATGAAGGTGGTCAGTTTGCTGACCGTGGGGAATCTTATCGAACTGCTATTTTTTATCATAACGAACAACAACGAGACTTAGCGGTGGCTTCAAAAAAAGAGCTTCAGGAAAGTGGCAAATTTAAGAAACCAATTGTAACTGAAATTATTCCAGCAGGACCGTTTTATGAGGCAGAAGATTATCATCAGCATTATTATAAGAAAAACCCCATTCGATATAAGTTGTACCGAACAGGCTCGGGAAGAGAGAAATTTTTAAAAGATGCATGGAAGGATTCCGTTAAGGACCACACTTTAAAGACAAAACTAACTCCCATACAATATGAAGTGACACAAAATAATGGGACCGAACCAGCATTTCGCAATGAATTCTGGAACCACCACGATGAAGGCATCTATGTAGATATTGTATCAGGGGAGCCGCTATTCAGTTCAAAAGATAAGTATGATGCAGGATGCGGGTGGCCAAGCTTTACAAAGCCAATTGACAAAACTTCAATTAAAGAAGAGTTAGATGTTACTCATAATATGGTAAGAACAGAGGTTAGAAGTAAAGAAGCTGATTCTCATTTAGGTCATCTGTTCGATGATGGTCCAAGAGATCAGGGTGGACTTAGATATTGTATAAACTCCGCTGCACTAAGGTTTATTTCAAAGCAGGATCTAGAAAAAGAAGGTTATGGTGAATATTTAAGACTCTTTTAATTGTAAAAAGCACCCCTCGGGTGCTTTTTTGTATTATTAATTCTCGGGATAGGTATTGGAGTCGCTTATTTCTTTCTTTCATAAGGCAACTGAATATAAAAAGAGGTTCCCTTTTCGGAGCTTCTTACTGAAATAGAACCTCCATGGTTTTCGACCATCTTTCGTGACAGTGATAATCCAAGACCAGTTCCTTCATCCTTTGTAGTAAAGAATGGATCAAATATATGTTCTAGTTGGTTAGCTGGTATTCCATTACCGTTATCGGAGAAAACTATTTGTAGCCGTTGTTGATCAACCTTTGTTTTTAATTTAATTTTCATTGGCCTTTCACTTTTAGCATCAACTGCATTCCGGAATAAATTAATAAAAATCTGAAGCATTTCAGAAGAGTTAATTGACACCAATTCATCATCTACATCTGGTGAACAATCGAAAATGACCTCAACATTATGCAAGAAGGCTTCGCTTTTGAGTAGCGGACCTAATTGATTTTTAATAAATTCATTGAAATTTACCATTTCAGCCTTCGTTTCTGAAGGTTTGGCAATTGTTAAGAAGTCAGAGATGATTTTGTTTGCACGATCTAGCTCTGGAATTAAAAGAGAGTGAATTAATTCAGAAATATCAGGACTAAGTCCACCCTTTATAAATTGTAAATATCCTCGAACTGTCGTCAGTGGATTACGAATCTCATGAGCGATACCTGCTGCTATCCTTCCAGCCAATGCCTGCTTTTCAGATTCCTTAA
Encoded proteins:
- the wrbA gene encoding NAD(P)H:quinone oxidoreductase, translating into MTNVKLAIIYYSSTGTNYQLAQWAESAAKEAGADVKLLRIPETAPDSAIDTNPAWRGHVDATKDVPAVTLDDLEWADALIFSVPTRYGNVASQFKTFIDTTGGLWFNGKLANKVVSAMSSAANSHGGQEATILSIYTSMYHWGAIVAAPGYTDQSIFAAGGNPYGTTVTINQEGKMVENVEDAVKHQAKRTVDVASALKSGLK
- the msrA gene encoding peptide-methionine (S)-S-oxide reductase MsrA, which gives rise to MTDNLQLATFAGGCFWCMVKPFDEQPGIHKVVSGYTGGTKDHPTYEEVCTNKTGHYEAVQITFDPELFPYEEILTLFWQQIDPTDEGGQFADRGESYRTAIFYHNEQQRDLAVASKKELQESGKFKKPIVTEIIPAGPFYEAEDYHQHYYKKNPIRYKLYRTGSGREKFLKDAWKDSVKDHTLKTKLTPIQYEVTQNNGTEPAFRNEFWNHHDEGIYVDIVSGEPLFSSKDKYDAGCGWPSFTKPIDKTSIKEELDVTHNMVRTEVRSKEADSHLGHLFDDGPRDQGGLRYCINSAALRFISKQDLEKEGYGEYLRLF
- a CDS encoding two-component system sensor histidine kinase NtrB, producing the protein MKHTVNSQEKRISELEDELQSYRELLSRIPAAMSYRDYNRGIHIQKDRGLSLPKHSKIEKRLLPSELKQDLLLEQDVPFEKIEEFLLPIFDTIPHHIVFINAHGCITLCNKKTAEDLDVDRDSIIGKHIRDLLNLPDDLIMLLETLRTGNPIVNREVLDTNYGINNTWIYRDVNGNIIRVLGAFQSLNLVKESEKQALAGRIAAGIAHEIRNPLTTVRGYLQFIKGGLSPDISELIHSLLIPELDRANKIISDFLTIAKPSETKAEMVNFNEFIKNQLGPLLKSEAFLHNVEVIFDCSPDVDDELVSINSSEMLQIFINLFRNAVDAKSERPMKIKLKTKVDQQRLQIVFSDNGNGIPANQLEHIFDPFFTTKDEGTGLGLSLSRKMVENHGGSISVRSSEKGTSFYIQLPYERKK